Proteins co-encoded in one Gossypium arboreum isolate Shixiya-1 chromosome 11, ASM2569848v2, whole genome shotgun sequence genomic window:
- the LOC108470628 gene encoding 3-hydroxyisobutyryl-CoA hydrolase-like protein 5, whose protein sequence is MAKEVVNPDELVVVGEELDHVRIITLNRPRHLNVISSKVVSLLAKYLEQWERDEQAQLILIKGAGRAFSAGGDLKMFYEGRKSKDSCLEVVYRMYWLCYHIHTYKKIQVALVQGISMGGGASLMVPMKFSVVTEKTVFATPEASIGFHVDCGFSYMLSHLPGHLGEYLALTGARLNGKELVVAGLATHFVPLEKLPELEKRLISLNVGDENSVKATIEEFSLHVQLDEDSILNKKQIIDECFSKDSVADIIKSFEVEASKEGNEWIGPVLKGLKRSSPTGLKITLRSIREGRKQTLAESLKKEFRLTMNILRTTISADVYEGIRALTIDKDNAPKWDPPILDQVDDEKIDLVFQPFTEDLELKVPEQEDCRWDGKYENSAYAK, encoded by the exons ATGGCAAAAGAAGTTGTTAATCCCGATGAACTG GTTGTTGTTGGAGAGGAATTAGACCATGTAAGAATCATCACTTTGAACAGGCCTCGACATTTGAATGTCATCTCATCCAAAGTG GTCTCCCTGCTAGCTAAATACTTAGAACAATGGGAAAGAGATGAGCAAGCTCAGCTTATACTGATCAAG GGAGCCGGGCGTGCATTTTCTGCTGGTGGAGATTTAAAAATGTTCTATGAGGGAAGGAAATCAA AGGATTCCTGCCTTGAAGTGGTCTATCGAATGTATTGGCTTTGCTATCACATTCATACTTATAAGAAAATTCAG GTTGCTCTGGTTCAAGGAATTTCAATGGGAGGTGGTGCATCATTGATGGTCCCGATGAAGTTCTCAGTTGTAACAGAAAAAACT GTCTTTGCAACACCAGAAGCAAGTATTGGGTTTCATGTGGACTGTGGTTTCTCATACATGCTTTCCCATCTCCCTGGCCATTTGG GGGAATATTTAGCTTTAACCGGGGCTAGGTTAAATGGTAAGGAATTGGTTGTAGCTGGACTAGCAACCCATTTTGTCCCTCTTGAG AAACTTCCTGAGCTTGAGAAGCGTCTGATTAGCTTGAACGTTGGTGATGAAAACTCTGTCAAGGCTACAATTGAGGAATTTTCTTTGCATGTGCAGCTTGATGAAGACAGTATTTTAAACAA GAAGCAGATAATTGATGAATGTTTCTCAAAGGATTCTGTTGCAGACATTATAAAATCATTT GAAGTGGAGGCGAGCAAAGAGGGTAATGAATGGATTGGTCCTGTACTGAAAGGGCTGAAAAGATCATCGCCAACAGGATTGAAAATAACATTGAGATCG ATTCGTGAAGGGAGGAAGCAAACTCTGGCTGAAAGCCTGAAGAAAGAATTTAGACTAACAATGAATATATTACGGACCACAATCTCTGCAGATGTCTACGAG GGTATCAGAGCCCTCACCATTGACAAGGATAATGCTCCAAAG TGGGACCCACCAATTCTTGATCAAGTGGATGATGAGAAGATAGACCTAGTATTTCAGCCATTTACAGAGGATTTGGAGCTCAAAGTTCCAGAACAGGAAGATTGCAG GTGGGATGGAAAATACGAGAACTCAGCATACGCAAAATGA